DNA sequence from the Caminibacter pacificus genome:
TAAAAGAGCCGGCATTCGGAATAGAGGCTCTTTGGATTGACGAAGATAAAAAAGAAGAAGCTCTTATGAACGGATATACCGTTGTCGATCCTTCTACCGTAATAGTTACTCATTTAAGCGAAATAATCAAAAAATACGCTGAAGAGCTTCTTACTCGTCAAGACGTCCAAGCTCTTCTTGACAGAGTCAAAAAAGATTTCCCTGCAATTGTGGATGATGCTTTAAAAGTTGCGAATATCGGGCTTATTCAAAGAGTTTTGAAATCACTTCTTCATGAAAAAATCCCGATTAAAGATATGATAACTATTTTAGAAACTATAGCGGATGTGGCGGAATACACTAAAAATATCGACGTTATAGTAGAGCATGTAAGAAGCGCGCTTAGTCGTGTTATTACAAAACTATACGAAAGTGAAGACGGAACTCTTAAACTTGTAACGTTTGATGCCGGGACGGAGCAGTATTTGATTTCAAAACTTCAACAGCAAGGCGAACAAAAGCAGTTTATGCTAACCGTAGCGGAGATGAATAAGCTCGTAGAAGAGGTCAATAACGCCGTAAACGAACTCGTAAATAAAGGCGTTGCGCCTGTGGTGTTAATCGTAGACCCGCTCATAAGAAAACCGCTTGCTGAGATTTTGGAGAGATTCGGCGTTGAGATAGTAGTGTTGTCCCATGCCGAAATAGACCCTAACGCCAAATTTGAAGTATTAGGAAGTATAAGTATCGACTTTAACGCTTAAAAGCTATAAAAGTCGCGAAATTATTCCACCTAAAAATAACTTCGATATCTTTAAAGCCCGCATTTTTTAGCATTTCTATGTTTTCGTTCATCGTATAAGGAATGAGAACGTTCTCAAGAGCTTCTCTTTTTTGCGCTATTTCGTATTCGCTGTATCCCATTTTTTTCTTGTAGTCGTAATATAAATCGATCATAATTTTATTTAGTTTTTTGTTTTCGGTAATAAGCTTTTCGCTCATTAAAAAAATTCCCTCATTTACCAAAGAATCGTAAATTTTTTTTATAAGTTTTTCTCTTTTTAGAGGTCTTACGAACTGAACGGTATAATTTGCCACTATCGCTTTGGAATTTGAAAAATCATATTCCAAAAAATCCGCTTCTAC
Encoded proteins:
- the cmoA gene encoding carboxy-S-adenosyl-L-methionine synthase CmoA, translating into MNTPKDEVFNKPISKQFEFDEEVASVFDDMLNRSVPFYKENLNLQIDILKNFLDKNDKIVDLGSSTGTFLIELAKKTDKKLSLIGIDNSPAMIKRATHKAKAFGVKVNFVEADFLEYDFSNSKAIVANYTVQFVRPLKREKLIKKIYDSLVNEGIFLMSEKLITENKKLNKIMIDLYYDYKKKMGYSEYEIAQKREALENVLIPYTMNENIEMLKNAGFKDIEVIFRWNNFATFIAFKR